The following proteins are encoded in a genomic region of Acidobacteriota bacterium:
- a CDS encoding acetyl ornithine aminotransferase family protein, translating to MTPSTELQRPVIKTELPGPKALEIIRADAKYVTPSYPRPDYKLVAEKGYGVWIEDPDGNIFLDCNAGVAVCSTGHCHPEIVKAISDQAAELIHLCGTDFYYRHMPALGKKLDEIVPIDGPTKSHFANSGAEAIETALKLAMYHTRRQKFISFFGSFHGRTLGALSLTSSKKAQRLGFMRQALDVVHVPYPNCYQCPFNLGTCSDGSCCMGTVSWIEDRIFNTTTPPEEVAGIVLEVVQGEGGYVPAPPEFVREIRRICDEHGIMLIVDEVQSGMGRTGKMFALDHHEGVKADIVCMAKGIGSGMPIGVCTAKADIMDWHKGAHASTFGGNPVAIASALKTIELLEGGLVDNAREVGAYLEAGLRKLADKYDCIGDVRGLGLMLGVEFVDTKATKKAAPELRDRIEMACFNKGLIILGCGTSTVRWSPPLILAKEHVDVALEIFSEAIAESI from the coding sequence ATGACACCATCAACAGAATTACAGCGTCCGGTCATTAAAACAGAATTGCCGGGACCGAAAGCACTTGAGATCATCAGAGCTGACGCAAAATACGTCACTCCGAGCTACCCACGTCCTGATTATAAGCTCGTAGCCGAAAAGGGCTACGGCGTTTGGATCGAAGATCCGGACGGCAACATTTTTCTGGATTGCAACGCCGGCGTCGCTGTCTGCTCGACCGGTCATTGCCATCCCGAGATCGTAAAGGCGATCTCTGACCAAGCCGCAGAACTTATACATCTTTGCGGAACGGACTTTTATTACCGCCACATGCCGGCACTCGGCAAGAAACTCGACGAAATTGTGCCGATCGACGGGCCCACCAAATCACATTTTGCAAATTCAGGTGCCGAAGCGATCGAGACTGCTCTAAAACTGGCGATGTATCACACTCGCCGCCAGAAATTCATCTCATTTTTCGGTTCGTTTCATGGCCGGACTCTAGGTGCTCTTTCGCTGACATCTTCGAAAAAGGCTCAGCGGCTTGGCTTTATGCGTCAGGCATTGGACGTCGTCCATGTGCCTTACCCAAACTGTTATCAATGCCCTTTCAATCTTGGCACATGCTCGGACGGTTCCTGCTGCATGGGCACCGTGAGCTGGATAGAAGATCGGATATTCAATACGACAACACCTCCCGAAGAGGTCGCCGGAATTGTTCTCGAGGTCGTTCAGGGCGAAGGCGGATATGTACCGGCTCCTCCTGAATTTGTCCGTGAAATTCGACGTATTTGTGATGAACACGGTATCATGTTGATCGTCGACGAAGTTCAATCAGGCATGGGCCGCACAGGCAAGATGTTCGCGCTCGACCATCACGAGGGCGTCAAAGCCGACATCGTCTGCATGGCCAAAGGCATCGGCTCAGGAATGCCGATCGGCGTCTGTACCGCAAAAGCCGATATCATGGACTGGCACAAAGGTGCTCACGCCTCGACGTTCGGCGGCAACCCGGTCGCGATCGCATCGGCGCTGAAAACGATCGAACTGCTCGAAGGCGGCCTTGTAGATAATGCCCGCGAAGTCGGTGCATACCTTGAGGCCGGTCTTCGCAAACTTGCAGATAAATACGATTGCATTGGAGATGTCCGCGGCCTCGGCTTAATGCTCGGAGTGGAGTTTGTCGACACCAAGGCGACGAAAAAGGCGGCCCCTGAGCTTCGCGACCGCATCGAAATGGCCTGCTTCAACAAAGGTCTGATCATACTCGGCTGCGGCACAAGCACCGTTCGCTGGTCACCGCCGCTTATTCTCGCGAAAGAACACGTCGATGTTGCTCTTGAGATCTTCAGCGAAGCGATCGCCGAATCGATCTAA
- a CDS encoding GGDEF domain-containing protein: protein MTFVGVSLGAIIGAFVLASSSYEFDTKTKAFSAIIVVFLMYCAIALVGRDEISNSVNRRSEAQSSDLEVEGRLNSIEEAASYFGGSLRPADMFRLMSSRVRELVPFDMCALLMINYSEGRMRVVQTDGADARYLRGIETDINDGLAGSSLAASSVQIDRGTDGKRRTFTADVLNGYRSAAALPLTHNGEVFAVLELYSRSNTAFDGNSAGLLEAVSERIAPMILRSISFEQNLSKALTDPVTDLPNERAFYMIVENQLAESQRNRDGRPLSLLAVDIKNFANINERFGHAAGDRILNFVAQKIKEQLRQMDFFARSSNDEFLIILPTASEAVAAGIVARIYTEFAGCSYAVNEIQTVQIDLNFGASAFWKDGETAQSLLTVARERKEQSKTIVPSKVVWFPKEYIN, encoded by the coding sequence ATGACATTCGTTGGTGTGTCGCTAGGCGCGATCATCGGGGCTTTTGTGCTGGCAAGTTCTTCATATGAATTTGATACAAAAACGAAAGCGTTTTCTGCGATCATCGTGGTTTTCCTGATGTACTGTGCTATAGCCTTGGTCGGACGTGATGAAATATCCAATTCGGTCAATCGCCGATCAGAAGCTCAATCCTCTGATCTTGAAGTTGAAGGTAGACTCAATTCGATTGAAGAGGCGGCATCATATTTCGGCGGATCTCTCAGGCCCGCAGATATGTTTCGCCTGATGTCGAGCCGTGTCCGCGAATTGGTGCCGTTCGATATGTGTGCGTTATTGATGATCAACTATTCAGAAGGGCGAATGAGGGTCGTGCAAACCGACGGCGCTGACGCCAGGTATCTTCGAGGTATCGAGACCGATATAAATGACGGCCTTGCCGGATCGAGTCTTGCCGCATCCAGCGTTCAGATCGACCGCGGAACAGATGGAAAGAGACGCACCTTTACCGCCGACGTACTCAATGGCTATCGATCTGCAGCGGCTTTGCCTCTAACCCACAACGGCGAGGTCTTTGCTGTTCTCGAACTATATTCGCGATCTAATACTGCATTTGACGGCAATTCTGCCGGACTCTTGGAGGCAGTTTCCGAACGCATTGCACCAATGATCCTGCGCTCGATTTCGTTCGAGCAAAACCTCTCAAAGGCACTCACCGATCCGGTGACCGACCTTCCGAACGAGCGTGCGTTCTATATGATCGTCGAAAACCAGTTGGCTGAATCGCAGCGAAATCGAGACGGACGGCCGCTGTCACTGTTAGCGGTTGACATCAAAAACTTTGCAAATATAAATGAGAGATTCGGCCACGCGGCGGGGGACCGAATTCTCAATTTTGTCGCCCAAAAGATTAAAGAACAGCTTCGTCAGATGGATTTTTTTGCTCGTTCGTCGAATGACGAATTTTTGATCATTTTGCCTACGGCATCAGAAGCTGTCGCGGCTGGAATCGTCGCACGCATATATACAGAATTTGCCGGCTGCAGTTATGCCGTCAATGAGATTCAAACCGTTCAGATCGATCTCAATTTCGGTGCGTCAGCCTTTTGGAAAGACGGCGAGACCGCCCAATCACTCCTAACGGTTGCTCGTGAACGTAAAGAACAGTCTAAAACGATTGTTCCGAGCAAGGTGGTCTGGTTTCCGAAAGAATATATAAACTAG
- a CDS encoding MBL fold metallo-hydrolase, giving the protein MASITFFGGVGTVTGSKYLLEHNGKRLLVDCGLFQGLKELRMRNWEDPQFKPNDIDAVIITHAHIDHTGWLPRLIKLGFNGNVTTSRATGDLLKILLPDSARLQEEEADYRNRHDLTSHAPALPLYDEEDARAALERLRPVPNDGNPVEICEGIKASFLVAGHIMGASLVLVELENARPDGSSIRFLFSGDLGHYDQPIVHDPAQPPDCDYLMCESTYGNRLHGEVDSESQMARIINEAAHRNSPILIPAFAVGRTQEVLYMIRELEDQKRIPILPVVVDSPMAAQATQVYNRFTEEHDREYASILAHKRHPLRPASMSTTASRDESKKLNEMKGARIIISASGMLSGGRVLHHAIRMLPNENATLVFVGYQAAGTTGRRIQDGDREVKIMKRWIPVNCRIEKVEGFSAHADWKAVIKWLGGLQKAPKMVFTTHGEPDAAEAMAGHIRDQFGWNVVVPGYEQTIELE; this is encoded by the coding sequence ATGGCAAGCATCACATTTTTCGGCGGTGTTGGAACCGTCACAGGCTCAAAGTACCTTCTGGAACATAATGGTAAAAGGCTGCTGGTCGATTGTGGTCTGTTTCAGGGGCTGAAAGAACTTAGGATGCGGAACTGGGAGGATCCTCAATTTAAGCCTAATGATATCGACGCCGTTATCATTACCCACGCACATATCGATCACACCGGATGGCTGCCCCGGCTGATAAAGCTCGGGTTCAACGGCAATGTTACGACGTCGCGTGCGACCGGAGATCTTCTTAAGATATTGTTGCCCGACTCGGCTCGCTTGCAAGAAGAGGAAGCTGATTACCGTAATCGTCATGATCTGACAAGCCACGCTCCGGCTTTGCCATTGTACGATGAAGAAGACGCAAGAGCTGCGCTCGAACGGCTTCGACCCGTGCCAAACGATGGAAATCCGGTCGAGATCTGCGAAGGCATCAAGGCGAGCTTTTTGGTTGCGGGACATATTATGGGAGCGAGCCTAGTTCTCGTTGAACTGGAAAATGCCAGGCCCGACGGATCTTCGATCCGATTCTTGTTTTCAGGTGACCTCGGCCATTATGATCAGCCGATCGTTCACGATCCCGCCCAGCCGCCCGATTGCGACTATCTGATGTGTGAATCGACATACGGCAATCGACTCCATGGGGAAGTCGACTCGGAATCGCAGATGGCAAGGATAATCAACGAAGCCGCACACAGAAACAGTCCTATCCTGATACCGGCATTTGCAGTCGGCAGAACTCAAGAGGTCCTTTATATGATCAGGGAACTCGAAGATCAGAAGCGAATTCCGATCCTGCCGGTAGTTGTCGATTCACCGATGGCGGCACAGGCGACACAGGTCTACAATCGCTTTACCGAAGAACACGATCGCGAATACGCTTCGATATTGGCTCATAAACGTCACCCTTTGAGACCGGCGTCGATGTCGACAACGGCATCAAGGGATGAATCGAAGAAGCTCAATGAAATGAAGGGAGCGAGGATCATCATCTCTGCCTCAGGGATGCTGAGCGGCGGCCGAGTGCTCCATCACGCGATTCGAATGCTGCCGAACGAGAATGCGACGCTCGTATTTGTTGGTTATCAGGCAGCCGGTACCACCGGACGACGCATCCAAGACGGAGATCGCGAGGTCAAGATAATGAAGCGTTGGATACCCGTCAACTGCCGCATTGAAAAGGTGGAGGGATTTTCGGCTCACGCCGATTGGAAAGCCGTCATCAAATGGCTTGGCGGCCTTCAAAAAGCTCCGAAGATGGTATTCACAACGCACGGCGAACCAGATGCTGCCGAAGCAATGGCAGGCCATATTCGCGACCAATTTGGCTGGAACGTTGTGGTGCCGGGTTACGAACAAACTATTGAGTTGGAGTAG
- a CDS encoding AraC family transcriptional regulator, with product MKYQESKPSERLAAFVKCYWSIEYRNAVAAEPEPIVPDGCIEIVFDLGDRFRQYDAFGNSEIQPEVIVAGQQKASVLIGPTGNVSLFGIRFWPAGARHFFESDVNEFSGRIIDMSLIWGQSVRLVAERLAEAGSFAQKVRIVERELISRLHERLESPTAVDHAVSLIVAGAGMSSVPKIARMAAISERSLERKFRQAVGLSPKSYSRIVRFQRVLHSVETSDEVDVSDTAVKFGYYDQSHLINDFRQFSGLTPKEYLQRHLSMTEAFISAE from the coding sequence ATGAAGTACCAGGAATCCAAACCTTCGGAGCGGTTGGCCGCATTTGTTAAGTGCTATTGGTCGATCGAATATCGCAATGCGGTCGCCGCCGAACCCGAACCGATCGTGCCGGACGGCTGCATCGAGATCGTCTTTGATCTTGGCGATAGATTTAGGCAATACGACGCGTTCGGCAACTCTGAAATTCAACCCGAAGTGATCGTTGCAGGCCAGCAGAAAGCAAGCGTGTTGATCGGCCCTACCGGTAACGTCTCGTTGTTCGGGATCAGATTTTGGCCGGCCGGAGCAAGACATTTCTTTGAGTCGGACGTGAATGAATTTTCGGGCCGGATAATTGATATGAGCCTTATTTGGGGACAGTCTGTCCGGTTGGTCGCAGAACGACTCGCGGAAGCCGGTTCGTTCGCTCAGAAGGTTCGGATCGTCGAGAGGGAACTTATTTCGCGGCTTCATGAAAGACTCGAATCGCCGACGGCTGTGGATCATGCGGTTAGCTTGATAGTGGCGGGTGCCGGTATGAGTTCGGTCCCAAAGATCGCGCGAATGGCCGCGATCAGCGAACGCAGCCTCGAACGTAAGTTCCGGCAGGCCGTTGGGCTCTCGCCCAAGTCATACTCCCGCATCGTGCGTTTTCAGAGAGTACTCCATTCTGTAGAAACGAGCGATGAAGTAGACGTGTCTGACACCGCGGTCAAATTCGGCTACTACGACCAATCACATCTGATCAACGATTTTCGTCAGTTCTCAGGACTCACGCCGAAAGAGTATCTTCAGCGCCATCTGAGCATGACGGAGGCGTTCATTTCGGCTGAATGA